In Shouchella patagoniensis, the following are encoded in one genomic region:
- a CDS encoding alpha-glucosidase/alpha-galactosidase, which translates to MKKITFIGAGSTIFAKNVLGDCMHVPALQEFEFALYDIDPIRLQESHTLLSQLKENVQSTINIQSYHNRKEALRGASYIINAIQVGGYKPSTVIDFEIPKKYGLRQTIGDTIGIGGLFRSLRTIPVMLEIAKDIEEVAPEAWFLNYTNPMAALTGALSRFTNVKNVGLCHSVQVCTKDLFKHLEIDHNGIQEKIAGINHVAWLLEVTKDGKDLYPEIKRRAKEKCKEKHHDMVRFELMDKFGYYVTESSEHNAEYHPYFIKSAYPELIEQLNIPLDEYPRRCVSQIERWEQQKQDLVNNTNITHERSIEYGSHIIEAMETGNPFLFGGNVLNTGGLISNLPQKACVEVQCIADRSGITPTYVGDLPEQLAALNRTSINTQLLTIEAAITKKREHIYHAALLDPHTSAELSMDKIVSLCDELIEAHGDFLPDYK; encoded by the coding sequence ATGAAAAAAATTACGTTTATTGGCGCAGGAAGTACAATTTTTGCTAAGAATGTTCTTGGCGACTGTATGCATGTACCGGCTTTACAAGAGTTTGAATTTGCTTTATACGATATTGACCCAATACGACTGCAAGAATCCCACACACTGTTATCTCAGTTAAAAGAAAATGTACAGTCAACAATAAATATTCAATCCTATCACAACCGCAAGGAAGCTTTACGAGGCGCCTCCTATATTATTAACGCAATCCAAGTAGGCGGTTACAAACCTAGTACAGTTATTGATTTTGAAATTCCAAAAAAATACGGACTGCGACAAACGATTGGAGATACGATTGGCATTGGTGGCTTATTCCGTTCGCTTAGAACCATACCCGTCATGCTTGAAATCGCTAAAGACATTGAAGAAGTCGCGCCAGAAGCATGGTTTTTAAATTATACAAATCCAATGGCGGCATTAACAGGCGCATTATCTCGATTTACAAATGTTAAAAATGTCGGTCTTTGCCATAGTGTTCAAGTATGTACAAAAGATTTATTTAAACACTTAGAAATAGATCACAACGGGATACAAGAAAAGATAGCAGGCATCAATCATGTGGCTTGGTTGCTTGAAGTAACAAAAGATGGCAAAGACCTTTATCCGGAAATTAAAAGGCGAGCTAAAGAAAAGTGCAAAGAAAAACACCACGACATGGTACGTTTTGAGCTTATGGACAAGTTCGGATACTATGTAACAGAATCATCAGAACATAACGCTGAATACCATCCTTATTTCATCAAATCAGCATATCCAGAGTTAATTGAACAACTCAATATTCCGCTTGATGAATATCCACGTCGATGCGTGAGCCAAATTGAACGGTGGGAACAACAAAAGCAAGATTTGGTTAATAATACAAACATTACACATGAGCGTTCGATTGAGTATGGATCTCACATTATTGAGGCTATGGAAACAGGAAACCCTTTCTTATTTGGTGGAAACGTACTGAATACTGGTGGTCTCATTTCAAATCTTCCACAAAAAGCTTGTGTAGAAGTTCAATGCATTGCTGATCGCTCTGGAATTACACCCACTTATGTTGGAGATCTCCCCGAGCAACTAGCAGCATTAAATCGAACAAGTATTAATACTCAATTGTTAACGATTGAAGCTGCAATTACGAAGAAACGTGAACACATCTATCATGCAGCATTACTAGATCCACATACTTCAGCCGAATTATCAATGGATAAAATTGTCTCTTTGTGCGATGAGTTAATAGAAGCACACGGTGATTTTTTACCAGATTACAAGTAA
- a CDS encoding sigma-70 family RNA polymerase sigma factor, which produces MRNGEVNASQSSTHIIVKMFLKDEYHKELYRLAHENPTAANKEALDETFKQFFTRVKVIQYISRLISGYSVDYDKRFRKHGHLTSIDSLFEKEGHASLLDIIQSGDVLADIEQANDEKANIDELFENKVLATSFKHLKPNQQSVLIYSFFYGYKNKEIAKLLTISEQRVSYYKKRALHILKQQLITEEKAGGTDVY; this is translated from the coding sequence ATGAGAAACGGCGAGGTAAACGCGAGTCAATCATCTACCCATATCATTGTAAAAATGTTTTTAAAAGACGAGTACCACAAGGAATTGTATCGACTTGCCCATGAAAACCCTACAGCTGCTAACAAAGAAGCACTTGATGAGACATTTAAGCAATTTTTTACAAGAGTAAAAGTCATTCAATATATAAGTAGGCTCATATCAGGATATTCCGTGGACTATGACAAACGTTTTCGGAAACATGGGCATCTAACATCTATTGATTCCTTATTCGAAAAAGAAGGACACGCTTCCCTTCTTGATATTATTCAATCAGGTGATGTACTAGCTGACATTGAACAAGCAAATGATGAAAAAGCAAATATTGATGAATTATTTGAAAACAAAGTGCTGGCAACATCTTTCAAACATTTAAAACCTAACCAGCAATCCGTGCTTATTTACTCGTTTTTCTATGGGTACAAAAACAAAGAAATCGCAAAATTACTTACCATTTCAGAACAAAGAGTCTCTTATTATAAAAAAAGAGCTCTTCATATTTTAAAACAACAATTAATAACAGAAGAAAAGGCTGGTGGAACAGATGTATATTGA